Below is a genomic region from Actinomadura sp. NAK00032.
ACCGTCACGTCCGCGCCCATCCCGACGGCGATCTGCGCCGCGTTGAGGCCGGACACGCCGCCGCCGATCACGACGACCTTGGCCGGGGCGACGCCCGGCACCCCGCCCGGCAGCACGCCGCGCCCGCCGTTGGACGCCATCAGGTTGTAGGCGCCGACCTGCGGCGCGAGCCGTCCGGCCACCTCCGACATCGGGGCGAGCAGCGGCAGCGTGCGGTCGGGCAGCTGGACGGTCTCGTAGGCGATCGCGGTGACGCCGGCCGCCAGCAGCGCGTCGGTGCACGCGCGCGACGCGGCCAGGTGCAGGTAGGTGAACAGCACCTGGCCGGCGCGCAGCCGCGGGTACTCGGCCGCGACCGGCTCCTTGACCTTGAGGATCAGGTCGCCCTCGGCCCAGACCTCGTCCGGGCCGTCCAGGATCTTGGCGCCCGCCGCGGCGTACTCCTCGTCCGGGATCGCCGACCCGCGGCCGGCGCCCCGCTCGACGAACACCTCGTGGCCGTGCCGGGTCAGCTCGTGCACGCCCGCCGGCGTGCTCGCCACCCGGTACTCGTGGTTCTTGATCTCTCGCGGCACACCGATCTTCACCGGGGGCTCCTCCGTCAACGCTGACCAGGACCTACGCCTCCAGCGTGCGGTCCGGAGGACGCCTCCGGCTATGAGCAGTGTGCCAAGTCATCGCCTTGTCGGGCGACACTGTGTAAAGCGCGCCTGGTGGCTGCGCCGGCTCCGCTACGGCTTGCGGGCGATGCCTCCGTACATCAGGCGCTGGCCGACGGTCAGCTCGTCCGGGACGTCCTCATCGGGCCGCCACAGCGGCAGCGGGACGACGCCGGGGTCGAGCAGTTCCAGGCCGTCGAAGTACCGGGTGATCTCCTCGGGCGTGCGGAACCGCCCGGTGCCGAGCAGGCCCTGGTACTGCTTCTCGGCGTCGACCGCCTCCTGGCTGGACGCGCAGAAGCTCGTGACGAACAGGTGGCTGCCGGACGGCACCGCGTCCATCAGCGTATCGACGACGCCCTGCGGGTCCTCGTCGTCGTGCAGGTGGTGCAGGATGCCGACCAGCATGACGCCGACCGGCCGGTCGAAGTCGATCAGCCGCCGGACGTCCTCGTGCGCGAGGATCTCCGCCGGCTCGCGGACGTCGGCGGTGATCACCGTGGTGTCGGCGTTCTCGGCCAGCAGCGCCCGCCCGTGCGCGAGGACGATCGGGTCGTTGTCGACGTACACCACCCGCGCGCCCGGCGCGACCGCCTGCGCGACCTGGTGGGTGTTCTGCACGGTCGGCAGCCCGGAGCCGAGGTCGAGGAACTGCCGCAGGCCCGCCTCGCCGGCCAGGTACCGCACGCCGCGGCCGAGGACGCCCCGGTTGTAGGCGGCGACGTCGTAGATCTCCGGGACGATCTTCACGATCTCGGCCACGAAGGCCCGGTCGACCTCGAAGTTGTCCTTGCCCCGCAGCACCACGTCGTAGGTCCGAGCGATGCTCGGCTTCGTGGTGTCGATCCCGAGGGACGCCCAGTCGTACTGCTCATCCGCCATGCCGTGCCCGCCTCATGCCCGCTGTCGAGTTCTCAAAGGTCCGCCGCAGGTCGGACAGTAGGCGACCGATCACCCGTGGCGCGCGGAAAGCGGTGAATGTTCACCAAAGCGATGCGATCAGGGGCGGGCGGGGAGCCATTCGTCGGCGATCGCGACCGTCAGCTGCTCCAGCAGCGGCCCCGCCCGGCGGACGCGGCGCTCCTCGTCGGGCTCGATGTCGG
It encodes:
- the ald gene encoding alanine dehydrogenase; amino-acid sequence: MKIGVPREIKNHEYRVASTPAGVHELTRHGHEVFVERGAGRGSAIPDEEYAAAGAKILDGPDEVWAEGDLILKVKEPVAAEYPRLRAGQVLFTYLHLAASRACTDALLAAGVTAIAYETVQLPDRTLPLLAPMSEVAGRLAPQVGAYNLMASNGGRGVLPGGVPGVAPAKVVVIGGGVSGLNAAQIAVGMGADVTVLDVNVDRLRHIDAIYQGRLRTLVSSAYTVEREARAADLVIGAVLIPGARAPKLISNDLVAGMKAGSVLVDIAIDQGGCFEDSRPTTHADPTYRVHESIFYCVANMPGSVPNTSTYALTGVTLPYAVQIADKGWHRALRENGALARGLNAHAGELVYDHVAEAHGLPWTPLSSLLD
- a CDS encoding SAM-dependent methyltransferase, whose amino-acid sequence is MADEQYDWASLGIDTTKPSIARTYDVVLRGKDNFEVDRAFVAEIVKIVPEIYDVAAYNRGVLGRGVRYLAGEAGLRQFLDLGSGLPTVQNTHQVAQAVAPGARVVYVDNDPIVLAHGRALLAENADTTVITADVREPAEILAHEDVRRLIDFDRPVGVMLVGILHHLHDDEDPQGVVDTLMDAVPSGSHLFVTSFCASSQEAVDAEKQYQGLLGTGRFRTPEEITRYFDGLELLDPGVVPLPLWRPDEDVPDELTVGQRLMYGGIARKP